In Ostrinia nubilalis chromosome 10, ilOstNubi1.1, whole genome shotgun sequence, a single genomic region encodes these proteins:
- the LOC135075669 gene encoding myosin heavy chain, muscle isoform X10, whose amino-acid sequence MPKPVVQDGEDPDPTPYLFVSLEQKRIDQSKPYDGKKACWVPDEKEGFLQGEIKATKGDLVTVNLPGGEEKTLKKELLSQVNPPKFEKVEDMADLTYLNEAAVLHNLRQRYYAKLIYTYSGLFCVAINPYKRFPVYTFRCAKLYRGKRRSEVPPHIFAISDGAYVNMLTNHENQSMLITGESGAGKTENTKKVIAYFATVGASQKKDPNAEKKGSLEDQVVQTNPVLEAFGNAKTVRNDNSSRFGKFIRIHFGPSGKLAGADIETYLLEKARVISQQALERSYHIFYQMMSGSVPGLKAQCFLSNDVMDYNIVSQGKTVIPGVDDGEEMRLTDQAFDILGFTQEEKDNVYKITAAVMHMGCMKFKQRGREEQAEADGTEDGERVAKLLGVDCQDLYKNLLKPRIKVGNEFVTQGRNKDQVTNSVGALCKGIFDRLFKWLVKKCNETLDTKQKRQHFIGVLDIAGFEIFDYNGFEQLCINFTNEKLQQFFNHHMFVLEQEEYKKEGINWTFIDFGMDLLACIDLIEKPMGILSILEEESMFPKATDLTFVEKLNNNHLGKSAPYLKPKPPKPGCQAAHFAIGHYAGNVGYNITGWLEKNKDPLNDTVVDQFKKGQNALIKEIFADHPGQSGDAGGAAGGKGAGGKRAKGSAFQTVSSLYREQLNNLMTTLRSTQPHFVRCIIPNELKQPGLIDSHLVMHQLTCNGVLEGIRICRKGFPNRMVYPDFKLRYKILAPQAVDKESDPKKIAQVILDATGLDVESYRLGHTKVFFRAGVLGQMEELRDDRLSKIVSWLQAYIRGYLSRKEYKKLQEQRLALQVVQRNLRKYLQLRTWPWWKLWQKVKPLLNVTRVEDEIAKLEEKAAKAQEAFEKEEKLRKELEVLNAKLLEEKTALLSNLEGEKGSLSETQERAAKLQAQKTDLENQLRDTQDRLTQEEDARNQLFQAKKKLEQEVSGLKKDVEDLELSVQKSEQDKATKDHQIRNLNDEIAHQDELINKLNKEKKMQGESNQKTGEELQAAEDKVNHLNKVKQKLEQTLDELEDSLEREKKLRADVEKQRRKVEGDLKLTQEAVADLERNKKELEQTIQRKDKEISSLTAKLEDEQSLVSKLQKQIKELQARIEELEEEVESERQARAKAEKQRADLARELEELGERLEEAGGATSAQIELNKKREAELSKLRRDLEEANIQHESTLANLRKKHNDAVAEMGEQLDQLNKLKAKAEKERSQYFSEVNDLRAGLDHLSNEKAAQEKIVKQLQHSLNEVQNKADEANRTLNDLDAAKKKLSIENSDLLRQLEEAESQVSQLSKIKVSLTTQLEDTKRLADEEARERATLLGKFRNLEHDLDNIREQVEEEAEGKADLQRQLSKANAEAQLWRSKYESEGVARSEELEEAKRKLQARLAEAEETIESLNQKVVALEKTKQRLATEVEDLQLEVDRATAIANAAEKKQKAFDKIIGEWKLKVDDLAAELDASQKECRNYSTELFRLKGAYEEGQEQLEAVRRENKNLADEVKDLLDQIGEGGRNIHEIEKARKRLEAEKDELQAALEEAESALEQEENKVLRAQLELSQVRQEIDRRIQEKEEEFENTRKNHQRALDSMQASLEAEAKGKAEALRMKKKLEADINELEIALDHANKANAEAQKNIKRYQAQIKDLQTALEEEQRARDDAREQLGISERRANALQNELEESRTLLEQADRARRQAEQELGDAHEQLNELSAQNGSLSAAKRKLESELQTLHSDLDELLNEAKNSEEKAKKAMVDAARLADELRAEQEHAQTQEKLRKALEQQIKELQVRLDEAEANALKGGKKAIQKLEQRVRELENELDGEQRRHADAQKNLRKAERRIKELTFQAEEDRKNHERMQDLVDKLQQKIKTYKRQIEEAEEIAALNLAKFRKAQQELEEAEERADLAEQAISKFRGKGRAGSAARGVSPAPHRSRPALADGFGTFPPRFDLAPEDF is encoded by the exons ATGCCGAAGCCAGTGGTCCAAGATGGAGAGGACCCCGATCCGACCCCATACCTGTTTGTATCTCTAGAACAGAAGCGTATCGACCAGAGCAAGCCTTACGATGGCAAGAAAGCATGCTGGGTGCCGGACGAAAAGGAGGGCTTCCTGCAGGGAGAAATTAAAGCCACCAAGGGCGACCTGGTGACTGTCAACCTACCTGGAGGCGAG GAGAAGACATTAAAAAAGGAACTCCTCTCACAAGTAAACCCGCCGAAATTCGAGAAAGTCGAGGACATGGCTGACTTGACATATCTTAACGAAGCCGCTGTACTGCACAACCTCCGACAACGATATTATGCGAAACTGATCTAC ACGTACTCGGGTCTCTTCTGTGTGGCTATCAACCCTTACAAGAGATTCCCCGTGTACACGTTCCGATGTGCCAAGCTGTACCGAGGCAAGCGTCGTTCGGAAGTACCCCCCCACATTTTCGCCATTTCCGACGGCGCTTACGTCAACATGTTGACCAACCACGAGAATCAATCTATGTTGATTAC CGGTGAGTCTGGTGCCGGAAAGACTGAGAACACGAAGAAGGTAATTGCGTACTTCGCCACCGTGGGTGCTTCCCAGAAGAAGGACCCCAACGCGGAGAAGAAGGGATCCCTGGAAGACCAGGTCGTACAAACTAACCCTGTGCTTGAAGCCTTCGGTAACGCCAAGACTGTGCGTAACGACAACTCCTCCCGTTTC GGTAAATTCATCCGTATCCACTTCGGCCCCTCTGGTAAACTGGCTGGTGCTGACATTGAGACCT ATCTGCTTGAGAAGGCCCGTGTCATCTCCCAACAGGCCCTTGAGCGTTCCTACCACATCTTCTACCAGATGATGTCTGGCTCCGTCCCCGGACTTAAGG CCCAGTGCTTTTTATCCAACGACGTCATGGACTACAACATCGTGTCGCAAGGCAAGACTGTCATTCCCGGCGTCGATGACGGCGAGGAAATGAGGCTTACTGAC CAAGCCTTCGACATTCTGGGTTTCACCCAGGAAGAGAAGGACAACGTATACAAGATCACCGCCGCTGTCATGCACATGGGTTGCATGAAGTTCAAGCAGAGGGGTCGCGAGGAACAGGCTGAGGCTGACGGTACCGAG GACGGTGAGAGGGTCGCCAAGCTCCTCGGTGTCGACTGCCAGGACTTGTACAAGAACTTGTTGAAGCCCCGCATCAAGGTCGGAAACGAGTTCGTGACCCAGGGTCGTAACAAGGACCAGGTCACCAACTCCGTCGGTGCCCTTTGCAAGGGTATATTCGACAGGCTGTTCAAGTGGCTGGTGAAGAAGTGTAACGAGACCCTAGACACCAAGCAGAAGAGGCAGCACTTCATCGGTGTACTGGATATTGCCGGTTTCGAAATCTTCGAC TACAACGGATTCGAGCAACTCTGCATTAACTTCACCAATGAGAAGCTGCAGCAGTTCTTTAACCACCACATGTTCGTACTCGAGCAAGAAGAGTACAAAAAGGAGGGCATCAACTGGACCTTCATCGATTTCGGAATGGACTTGCTCGCTTGTATCGATCTTATCGAGAAG CCTATGGGTATCCTCTCCATCCTTGAGGAAGAGTCTATGTTCCCGAAAGCCACCGATCTAACCTTCGTTGAGAAGTTGAACAACAACCACTTGGGCAAGTCTGCTCCTTACCTGAAGCCCAAGCCCCCCAAGCCCGGTTGCCAGGCCGCTCACTTCGCCATTGGTCACTACGCCGGTAAC GTCGGCTACAACATCACTGGATGGCTTGAGAAGAACAAGGACCCCCTTAACGACACCGTCGTCGACCAGTTCAAGAAGGGTCAGAACGCGCTGATCAAGGAGATCTTTGCTGACCACCCTGGTCAGTCTGGTGACGCTGGTGGCGCCGCTGGTGGCAAGG gcGCTGGTGGCAAGCGCGCGAAGGGTTCTGCCTTCCAGACCGTATCATCACTCTACAGG GAACAACTTAACAACTTGATGACAACTCTGAGGTCTACTCAGCCTCACTTCGTGCGTTGTATCATTCCCAACGAGTTGAAACAGCCTG GTCTCATCGACTCTCACCTTGTGATGCACCAGCTGACCTGTAACGGTGTGCTTGAGGGTATCCGTATTTGCCGTAAAGGTTTCCCCAACAGGATGGTCTACCCTGACTTCAAGCTCCG CTACAAGATCCTCGCCCCTCAAGCCGTCGACAAGGAAAGTGACCCTAAGAAAATCGCCCAAGTTATCCTGGACGCTACGGGTTTGGATGTCGAGTCCTACCGTCTCGGTCACACCAAG GTGTTCTTCCGCGCTGGTGTCCTGGGTCAGATGGAGGAGCTGCGTGACGACAGGCTGTCCAAGATCGTATCTTGGCTCCAGGCCTACATCCGTGGTTATCTGTCCCGTAAGGAGTACAAGAAGCTGCAGGAACAGAG ATTGGCTCTCCAAGTTGTCCAGCGCAACTTGCGCAAGTACCTGCAACTCCGCACCTGGCCCTGGTGGAAGTTGTGGCAGAAGGTCAAGCCTCTCCTCAACGTCACCCGTGTCGAGGATGAGATCGCG AAACTGGAGGAGAAGGCAGCGAAGGCCCAGGAGGCTTTCGAGAAGGAGGAGAAACTCCGCAAGGAGCTTGAGGTGCTCAACGCCAAGCTGCTTGAGGAGAAGACCGCTCTGCTGTCCAACCTCGAGGGCGAGAAGGGATCGCTGTCCGAGACCCAGGAGCGTGCCGCCAAGCTCCAGGCGCAGAAGACCGACCTCGAGAACCAACTTAGG GACACCCAGGACCGCCTGACCCAGGAGGAGGATGCCCGCAACCAGCTCTTCCAAGCCAAGAAGAAGTTGGAGCAGGAAGTCTCTGGCCTGAAGAAGGATGTCGAGGACCTCGAACTGTCCGTCCAGAAGTCCGAGCAGGACAAGGCCACCAAGGACCACCAGATCCGCAACTTGAACGACGAGATCGCCCACCAGGACGAGCTCATCAACAAGTTGAACAAGGAGAAGAAGATGCAGGGCGAGTCCAACCAGAAGACCGGCGAGGAGCTCCAGGCCGCCGAAGACAAGGTCAACCACCTCAACAAGGTCAAGCAGAAGCTCGAGCAAACCCTCGACGAGCTCGAGGACTCTCTTGAGCGCGAGAAGAAGCTGCGCGCCGACGTTGAGAAGCAGAGGAGGAAGGTCGAGGGAGACCTCAAGCTCACCCAGGAGGCCGTCGCCGACCTCGAGCGCAACAAGAAGGAACTGGAGCAGACCATCCAGCGCAAGGACAAGGAGATCTCGTCGCTCACCGCCAAGCTGGAGGACGAGCAGTCCCTTGTCAGCAAGCTGCAGAAACAGATCAAGGAACTGCAGGCCCGCATCGAAGAGTTGGAGGAGGAGGTCGAGTCCGAGCGCCAGGCCCGCGCTAAGGCTGAGAAGCAGCGCGCCGACCTCGCCCGCGAGCTCGAGGAGCTGGGTGAGCGCCTTGAGGAAGCCGGCGGTGCCACCTCCGCTCAGATCGAGCTGAACAAGAAGCGCGAGGCTGAGCTGAGCAAGCTGCGCCGCGACCTCGAGGAGGCCAACATCCAGCACGAGTCCACCCTCGCCAACCTCCGCAAGAAGCACAACGATGCCGTCGCCGAGATGGGCGAGCAGCTCGACCAGCTCAACAAGCTCAAGGCCAA GGCTGAGAAAGAGCGTTCTCAATACTTTAGCGAAGTCAATGACCTTCGTGCCGGACTCGACCACTTGTCCAACGAAAAG GCTGCCCAAGAGAAGATCGTCAAGCAGCTCCAGCACTCTCTCAACGAGGTCCAGAACAAGGCTGATGAAGCCAACCGCACCCTCAACGACCTGGACGCCGCCAAGAAGAAGCTGTCCATTGAGAACTCCGACCTCCTCCGCCAACTGGAGGAGGCTGAGTCCCAGGTTTCGCAGCTGTCCAAGATCAAGGTCTCGCTCACCACCCAATTGGAAGACACCAAGAGGTTGGCCGACGAAGAGGCTAGG GAACGCGCTACACTTCTTGGCAAGTTCCGCAACCTCGAACACGACTTGGACAACATCCGCGAACAGGTCGAAGAGGAGGCTGAAGGCAAGGCTGACCTGCAGCGCCAGCTGTCCAAGGCCAACGCCGAGGCCCAGCTGTGGCGCTCCAAGTACGAGTCCGAGGGCGTCGCCCGCTCCGAGGAACTCGAGGAGGCCAAGCGCAAGCTCCAGGCCCGTCTCGCCGAAGCCGAGGAGACCATCGAATCCCTCAACCAGAAGGTCGTTGCCCTCGAGAAGACCAAGCAGCGCCTCGCCACCGAGGTCGAGGACCTGCAGCTCGAGGTCGACCGTGCCACCGCCATCGCCAACGCCGCCGAGAAGAAACAGAAGGCCTTCGACAAGATCATCGGAGAATGGAAGCTCAAGGTCGACGACCTCGCCGCCGAGCTCGACGCCAGCCAGAAGGAATGCCGCAACTACTCCACCGAATTGTTCCGCCTCAAGGGTGCCTACGAGGAAGGCCAGGAGCAGCTCGAGGCCGTCCGCCGCGAGAACAAGAACCTCGCCGACGAAGTCAAGGACTTGCTCGACCAGATCGGCGAAGGTGGCCGCAACATCCACGAGATCGAGAAGGCCAGGAAGCGTCTCGAGGCCGAAAAGGACGAGCTCCAGGCCGCCCTCGAGGAGGCTGAGTCTGCCCTCGAACAGGAGGAGAACAAGGTCCTGCGCGCTCAGCTCGAGCTGTCCCAGGTCAGACAGGAGATCGACAGGCGTATCCAGGAGAAGGAGGAGGAATTCGAGAACACCCGCAAGAACCACCAGCGCGCTCTCGACTCCATGCAGGCTTCCCTCGAAGCCGAGGCTAAGGGCAAGGCTGAGGCCCTGCGCATGAAGAAGAAGCTTGAGGCCGACATCAACGAGCTCGAGATTGCCCTCGACCACGCCAACAAGGCTAACGCTGAGGCCCAGAAGAACATCAAGCGCTACCAGGCCCAGATCAAGGACCTCCAGACCGCCCTCGAGGAGGAACAGCGCGCCCGCGACGACGCCCGCGAACAGCTCGGCATCTCGGAACGCCGCGCCAACGCTCTCCAGAACGAGCTGGAAGAGTCCCGCACACTCCTGGAACAGGCCGACCGTGCCCGCCGCCAGGCCGAACAGGAACTTGGCGACGCTCACGAACAGCTCAACGAACTGTCCGCCCAGAACGGTTCCCTGTCCGCTGCCAAGAGGAAACTCGAGTCCGAGCTGCAGACCCTGCACTCCGACCTCGACGAGCTCCTCAACGAGGCTAAGAACTCCGAGGAGAAGGCCAAGAAGGCGATGGTTGACGCCGCCCGCCTCGCCGACGAGCTCCGCGCTGAGCAGGAGCACGCCCAGACACAGGAGAAACTCCGCAAGGCCCTGGAGCAACAGATCAAGGAACTGCAGGTCAGGCTGGACGAGGCCGAGGCCAACGCGCTCAAGGGAGGCAAGAAGGCCATCCAGAAGCTCGAACAGAGGGTACGAGAGCTCGAGAACGAGCTTGACGGTGAACAGAGGAGACACGCCGACGCACAGAAGAACCTGCGCAAGGCCGAGAGGCGCATCAAGGAGCTCACGTTCCAGGCCGAGGAGGACCGCAAGAACCACGAACGCATGCAGGACCTCGTCGACAAACTGCAACAGAAGATCAAGACCTACAAGAGGCAGATCGAAGAAGCAGAAGAAATCGCCGCCCTCAACTTGGCTAAGTTCCGCAAGGCACAGCAGGAGTTGGAGGAGGCCGAGGAGAGGGCAGACCTCGCCGAACAGGCTATCAGCAAATTCCGTGGCAAGGGACGTGCAGGATCTGCCGCGAGAGGAGTCAGTCCGGCG CCCCATCGCTCGCGCCCTGCCCTGGCTGATGGCTTCGGCACCTTCCCACCTAGGTTCGACCTGGCGCCCGAGGATTTCTAA